A single Brassica rapa cultivar Chiifu-401-42 chromosome A04, CAAS_Brap_v3.01, whole genome shotgun sequence DNA region contains:
- the LOC103864511 gene encoding uncharacterized protein LOC103864511, whose amino-acid sequence MEFRYRAIDIDRPPPVKDTAPSQSLNPIPGCNIIPGWDYVQREIEKEQIRREIIAAETARRKELIAEVAQEMAIEREMAIKSMAEKEDKIATWITQRKLPHQNHNNNFSKLKRTYSDPAIYSSPNSLVTSPMKQMPPLQQMLEATTAKETPVLESNKDKLIILDRPDPIGGDAKTRLGRAKRKAKDVEGGLKEPSKRKRLFKFWCDLCSVGACNETVMRNHELGKKHKAAIKKQPEKTAASTSVIIAPASLAAPQSEAVTVVPNTQRQKVDEVAAKETGKKIEGEKKKSVMIWCEACNIVTYSENVMETHKLGKKHKAMLKKHYSEQLLEIHRLEKRASTVTVKSLDADPSEEESMVHFLENASS is encoded by the exons ATGGAGTTCAGATACAGAGCCATCGACATCGATCGGCCACCTCCTGTGAAAGACACGGCGCCATCTCAGTCTCTGAATCCAATCCCAG GATGCAACATAATACCAGGATGGGACTATGTTCAACGAGAGATTGAGAAGGAGCAAATCCGTCGTGAGATCATTGCAGCGGAAACTGCGAGAAGAAAAGAGCTTATAGCTGAGGTTGCACAGGAGATGGCCATCGAGAGAGAAATGGCGATTAAAAGTATGGCAGAGAAGGAGGATAAGATAGCTACGTGGATCACTCAAAGGAAGCTTCCACATCAGAACCACAACAACAACTTTTCTAAACTGAAGCGTACTTACAGTGATCCTGCCATCTACTCAAGCCCCAACAGTCTAGTTACATCACCAATGAAGCAAATGCCTCCACTACAGCAAATGCTTGAGGCTACAACAGCTAAGGAAACGCCAGTTTTGGAGTCTAACAAGGAcaagttgattatattg GATAGGCCTGATCCTATCGGAGGGGATGCTAAAACTCGTCTTGGAAGAGCTAAGCGTAAGGCAAAGGATGTTGAGGGAGGTTTGAAAGAACCTTCTAAAAGGAAGCGGTTGTTTAAGTTTTGGTGCGACCTTTGTAGTGTTGGGGCCTGTAACGAAACAGTCATGAGGAATCATGAGTtaggaaaaaaacataaagctgCTATTAAAAAGCAGCCTGAGAAGACGGCTGCTTCAACCTCCGTCATCATagctcctgcttcccttgcagCTCCACAATCAGAAGCTGTTACAGTAGTGCCGAATACGCAGCGTCAGAAAGTGGATGAAGTGGCGGCGAAAGAAACGGGAAAGAAGATAGAAGGTGAGAAGAAAAAGTCGGTAATGATTTGGTGCGAAGCTTGTAACATTGTGACGTATTCTGAGAATGTGATGGAGACTCATAAGCTTGGGAAAAAACACAAGGCTATGCTTAAGAAACATTATTCTGAGCAGTTGCTGGAGATTCACAGGCTTGAGAAAAGAGCATCTACAGTCACAGTGAAATCTTTAGATGCTGATCCAAGCGAGGAAGAATCAATGGTTCATTTCTTGGAAAATGCCTCTAGCTAG
- the LOC103864512 gene encoding UPF0057 membrane protein At2g24040, with protein sequence MVSSCELCCEIVIAILLPPVGVCLRHGCCTVEFFICLVLTCLGYLPGIIYAIYAILFLNRDEYFDEYRRPIYYVA encoded by the exons ATGGTGAGTAGTTGCGAGCTTTGCTGCGAGATCGTGATCGCGATCCTTCTTCCTCCCGTCGGAGTTTGTCTCAGGCATGGCTGTTGCACT GTTGAGTTCTTCATTTGTTTGGTTCTCACTTGTTTGGGATACCTCCCTGGAATAATCTACGCTATCTACGCCATCTTGTTCTTGAACCGAGATGAGTACTTCGATGAATACAGACGCCCAATCTACTACGTTGCTTGA